tgacagagttatgttctctttcctacagatagagactattatactaaacaagtgataaaagtttcaaagccatatgtcaaacactttacaaaaaatatgaactggtacgaaaaacttaaccacgatttctaagtcaaaaagggccatagttcagccaaaatccttgatggagttatgtactcttgcctataactggacatggtgatggtaaacagatgtttaaagtttcaaagctttatctcaaaagcaGGGTTCCCACAATTTTCTGCTGGTGAAATTCCAGACTTTTTCCCCGACTTTTTCCAGGTTTTCTAGCAAAATTCCAGGTATTTCAGTTGAGGAAAACCAGACATTTTTCAAACCTTTTCCAGGCTATTCAAGGCTTAACACTGCAGGTTTTACAGTATTTGTATACTACTGATTTCATACCTATCTTTgggataatatatatacatgatgCATGCTTGTAAAATTGCATTCTGGTAGTAAAAGGCATACTGAAGCACTGGTTTGTATTTCTGGCTTCCAAGGTTTAACGctccttttcaaaaatattcagtcATAAACAAGTGGGTTGCttacctaaccatcgttcctgggtgTAAGCCAGTACTAGACATCAACCTCCATCAGAAAGGATCAAGCTTTATACTGTATAATTCTAGACACAAACAGTTTAtctgtatgcccttttctcgttattccgagccccttaaCCGGTATTTCAGTGCTGGTCAGtaacagttttaagtttcaaaagtgtttttgctatagtttgataTTCCGAcatctaaacttaaaaaatccccatgaagaaaaattctaaagattgttgtaaatgaataatccaggctttcacatgatgaccctaaccctctgaaacagccagattcTTTCACGTTGAACCGAGACTTACGATCATTTGTACTAGCTATGAAAAAATaaggcctttttaaaaaaagttcttttttaaaattaagaacagatatattattgcgtttgcggacaaaaaagttttacaataagtaaACCTGTTTTCTGTAAGAAAGTTATATATTACCCCTGcgattttagataagcaaattttttgccaaaattttctgttgcgtatatttctattttagagcaagtaatactattttctttttatatttgttttactgtcatatgatttgccacaacatacataaaatttagaaacaggaagtAGCTGCAAATGCAAATTTTCCAAGGGatcggatcaatgagaaggctcggaattacgagaaaaAGGATACTATATATTTTAGGTGATAGTAATTTTGACACACTGCTACAACTTATTGGCTATGATTAACTTTTATTGACCAACACATTATATCAGAACCTTCGTAAGtagatataaaaaagataaatccccatgctaggcagtgccttaattcatattatcaGAACACAACGAGCTGACGACAATTTCTTGCCTAAAAATGCCGCGCAATAGTGCAGACATCGTGACTATACATGATCAAGTAAACGCTTGCAAAACGGTTTTATTAACACGTTATGATAACTAGTTTCGTACTCAAACCGGTTCGTACTTTTCCCGAGTTTTTCCCGATTTTTAACACATATCGTAAAAATCCCGGCCTTTTCATGACCGGGAAAAGATTTTTCGAAATTCCCGACTTTTTCCCGTTTTCCCGGTAGCGTGGGAACCCtgcaaaagactttgtcaaaatatgaacaggtacgaaatattaacccagatttctaagtcaaaaagggccataattcagccaaaatcctcaatggagttatgtgctcttgcctataactggacatggtgatggtaaacaagtgttgaaagtttcaaagctttatctcaaaagactttgtcaaaatatgaactggtacgaaaaacttaaccatgatttctaagtcaaaaggggccataattcagccaaaatccttgatggagttatgtgctcttgcctataactggacatggtgatggtaaacaagtgttgaaagtttcaaagctttatctcaaaagactttgtcaagatgtgaactggtacgaaatattaacccagatttctaagtcaaaaagggccataattcagccaaaatccttgatggagttatgtgctcttgcctataactggacatggtgatggtaaacaagtgctgaaagtttcaaagctttatctcaaaagactttgtcaaaatatgaactggtacgaaaaacttaaccatgatttctaagtcaaaaggggccataattcagcaaaaatcccagatggagttatgtgctcttgcctataactggccatgatgatggtcaacaagtgtgaaagtttcaaagctttatctcaaaagactttgtcaaaatgtggactggtacgaaaaacttaacccaaggtgtgacgccgacgccgacgccgtggtgagtaggatagctctacttattcttcgaatagacgagctaaaaatgtcaaagCAGACAGCTCTACTAGAATCCAACAACTCTACTAGAATCCAGCAGCTCTACTAGAATCCAGGCTGCTCAACTGGAATCCAGGCAACTCTACTAGTATCCAGGCAGCTCTACTAGAATCCAGGCAACTACTAGAATCCAGGCACCTCTACTAGAATCCAGGCAGCTAAACTGGAATCCAGGCTGCTCTACAATAATCCAGGCAGCTCTAGCTCCACTAGAATAAAGGCAGCTCTACTAGAATCCAGCCAACTGTACTAGAATCCAAGCAGCTCTATTAGAATCCAGGCAAATGTACTAGAATCCAGGCAGCTCTACTAGAATTTAGACATCTCTTCTAGAATCAAGGCAGCTCTGCAAGAATCCAGACAACTGTACTACAATCCAGGCAGCTCTTCCAGAATCAAGACAACTGTACTAGTATCAAGACAGATCTACTAGAATCCAGACAGCTCTACTAGAATAAAGGCAGATCTATTAGAATCCAGACAGATCTACTAGAATGCAGGCAGATCTACTAGAATCCAGGCAGATCTACTAGAATCAAGGCAGCTCTGCAAGAATCCAGACAATTGAACTAAAATCCAGGCAGATCTATTAGAATGCAGACAGATTTACTGGTATTTTACTAGAACATAACAGGGTTATTATAATTGAAGActgatctgggatgttgtatttgGCTTTATCTCAAAGACGAAATTTATGTTCCTCCCTTGGTAGATCGATTTTATGAACTCGATTATCTTGATATCGATGACAATGAAAAAATACTTGGACAGCGTATAAGAAGGCGAAGTGTTGACATATTCTTACGGAAGTTGCTGAGATTTAGAGAAGACGGATATGAACGCTTTTTGGTTTATCTCAGACAATCAGATCAGAGTCATGTTGCTGACACCCTCCAGGAGAATATATTTCCCAGTGGTAAGTCATATAACGTCAACTTATCAATGTCAACAATTAAGGCAGACAATAAGAGAATATCTGTTATCTAATGTTTCGAATAAGTGAACAGATGTTAGGCTATAATTTTTGTTGGAAGAATCAGTTCTTTGGATGTATAGAATCTACAAAGTAAAATAGATCATGTAAAGTGCAACATAGCTCACTGGCATAAACGAGcttctattatagtaaaattgaatgttcttTGCAATTGTTTCATCAATTgaattgtttacaaaaaatagAAATTCATATAGAAGTTTATTTCTAGACAATAACTTACTGCTTGATTCACCAAATCAACATGATAAGGTTTTCATGAATGTCGTCTTTAGTTTGCGAGATCCAAATGATTTAGAAAATATCGTTTATGGTGTCAGTTTTGTGgcaaataatgtatattttcccTAAAAAATTCTCGCCCATAGAAGTTTTTGAcaattttgtctttttgaaattttacaacacGTTTACATGGAAATTTTATGTTTATGAGAGCTAGGATATGCTGAAACGTTTGTAACAAGTCACCAACAAGTAAAGCTTgcaattttaaaaccaaaataaaaatggtTAAGTTTAGAATAGAAAGTACCCATCAAATTTGTTTTTGACGCTCAGACGCTTATTTCAAAACtaagtaagatattttaaaaaatcaaaagttcCTATTACCAAAAATGAGTTACTTACAATGATGTATAATTTGAACCGTAATGACTTTTATTCAAAGAGGGATCAGATCAGGGAAAAGTCTTTTTACGGAAAGGATGTTTCCAACTGTAGATCTAGTTCCAACCAAGAAAAGCTTGATTTATACCCATCAGTATTTAAACAGTTTTAGAGCAAATGCTAATATATTGTTCTACTTGTAGAACTTCCAGATATCAACAAAACTCATGCTGAAATAGAAGCAAGTATTCTTATGAATATAGATGCCCTCTGTGATGATTTGGAACCCGACAAAACTGCCGATTATTTCATAGTTTATCGTGAATTTACTATTGACGAATACGAATCAATAATCAGTCACAGAAACAGAAGGATGAAAGCTGAAGAGATGGTTGGTCTTATCTTAGAACATCTGCCTAGAGGTTATCAAGTCTTGAGACAAATATATAAGGAAATGGGTAAAACCAAAATGCTGAAGGCACTAGATGAAGTCTTTGTGGCGGAAAATCTGGACGGTACgacttttttcttaaatttgtttcatACGGTAAAGAGAATTACGCTTCagattcaatctgactaaagtacagcTCCAATTAACGCTTCGCGcataggatctgaagacgtgctattgatagcctcgttctgacgacccttaaggtagccaatcagagcctacttacaacattttgtaagcgaaagtagaagtttaaaaaatctatatttagcatgGGGTTTACGTAATTACAATTCTTATGGCGAAcacatcgcgactacgccttcgtgttttgagagaaatcatatgtcatggaACGGACTTGTTCACATAAGGTGTCAGACATCCGGTTAGCTCAGTGGTAGGGCACTCGacctgtaagcgagaggtcccgggttcgagccccgaaCTGACTGCACATATTTCTCCCCCTTTGACATCCGTCGCTATTTTGATGgctcagccaaatgcttgttgaaacaagtcgtctgactggttcaaacaaaaaaagatttgcgaaaataaaattagcaatatcggaaatccaaaatatacagaagacgaatgtgaatgggtcattctcagatcttcgttcagAAGATCAAGTaatttagtcagattggtttCAGATTAAGAAGTTCAAGAAAAGGAAActgtaaaattgttattttttatgaagAATGACACGCGAAGTGGTCTTATCACATCCctaaaacaaggacaaaagttaaaaaggtaaagtttcttgtttaacgtggatAGTGGACGAAAGTCCCCAgaacaatttatttccagccgagcccaaggcaggtgtcatatttacctctcctgcatccagtctaggccgatattACTGGAAAccgtaccaatttaagtaaagcaTCCAGCACTGAATACTAGTCGAGATATCAGCCGCgaccaggaatcgaacctggacCGCTGGCTTTGTAGTCCCacctgctaaccactgtgccactgaTTCCCTTCCAACAGGAAAGAAAAAACACATTCAAAGCACGCGGACACACATGAAGCACTACATTTGGAAATAAGTGTACGTGAAAATTTACACATGCAAACTGACTGAGTACATGCAGAAACAACACAActaaatgtaatgataaaatTCAGAATTAATAAAAAGGCACAAACAAATATAAAGAATTAGAAAAAACCAGCAACATTGAGCagcattggaacggtcagtgacaaaaccaCCACTAGGGAGTTGAAACTTGTTTACTGGTACATAAACTTCCTCCTTTTACCCTCTCTTTAACCCTCACCAAGTTCATGTATAACACTACAGTGTTAGTTTTATTTGCTCGCCGCTAGATGATATTCTGAAACAGATAGCAGTAACTACAGGCACACACTGTAAAAAAAATTTCTCATATCAAGATACATAGATAAATACCCAATTGAACGGTTAACGACTTTGCTCTTTGACTTCGCAGAAACTAGGGCACCGGGCGAAACACCATAAAGGTTACGACGAAACAGAACGTTGGACAATTATCCAACCAGTCTATCTCTTGAGGCGTTTTCAAGAGCTAATTGTCCAGTGATCGAACTATCAATGAGGAAAGCGTAGGAAACAACTGTAAATGGACTGAACACTAAACACACAGCCTATCATATCCGCTCTCAGTAAATAATTTTCATGTAATACAATTCCAAAGGACTTCCAACGCTCACAATGATTATTTTCTGAGTCGTTACTCATGTAGATTTAACAGTGgttattaaaactttaattaattctCTGTATTTAACTTTATCTATAAAAGTTAGTACGTGGAAAATTATGTGTTTGAAATGTCTAGTTTGATACTTATTATGCGTGTTTCATACATACGTGATATACTATATATTAACATATTAGTGAAAGGTCAGATACACTTTTGACTTACAGAGATAAACAAGAATATCAGAGAAACGTTTGAAAGAAAGCGAAGAGAGCTTCATTGCATGCAGTATGGATCAGGTCTGTGCAgcagtttctttgaaatttgcaAATTGGTTGCCATATccgtttagaaattatttttttaaagttaagttaacattgatttttataattattcttttattattcaaattaagCTATCATCCATAATTCTGTTTGTACAAGATTGTGTATGAATGATCCTCAAAGGAAATGATTACAACCATTATCTTGCTTTTCATCAGGGCATTTTAATACCAAGATGAAACTAAATGTCAGTGGCTCTGCAAGTCCAGCGTGTGAGGAGGAACTGGTAAAACGTATTCAAGAACAGATTGAAGAAATTAACATTGGACTACAGAAGTATACGAGTTGTAGGATAGTGCTTGTAAAAGAAGGATCGATTGTCATACATTTGCTGAGCTGTGGCACATTATTCCGCATGGAAGATGAAACAAGGAAAGATGTGTCTAAATTGCTGAATCGAATATTTCTGCACCCTGTGGTAGATGCGTTTGGATCATACGACGGTCGGCGGTTCCGTGTTACAGTTGAATCAAACATCCAAATGCGACTTGATGGTAAACAGAAATTTGGTAGTTTATCTTTTTAAATGGGATATAAAAACTGAGTATACAGTCcttgataaaattttgtttttacaatttctaaTAATACAAGAAACAACCATTTCATAATTGgataaaattatcaaacaacaacaaatgtatatttacaattaaatatttaatccATATCCTTTTAAAAggcatgaaaaataccaaataCCCCCAAGAAATATGCAGAACAAAGCACACATGTCTGTTTTTTAACCTACTTTCAATTTCGTGCAAGTTCGTGGATGATGTCATCAATTTATGCGCTCACGAGACAT
The Mercenaria mercenaria strain notata chromosome 10, MADL_Memer_1, whole genome shotgun sequence genome window above contains:
- the LOC123561123 gene encoding uncharacterized protein LOC123561123, whose amino-acid sequence is MPRNSADIVTIHDQTDLGCCIWLYLKDEIYVPPLVDRFYELDYLDIDDNEKILGQRIRRRSVDIFLRKLLRFREDGYERFLVYLRQSDQSHVADTLQENIFPSELPDINKTHAEIEASILMNIDALCDDLEPDKTADYFIVYREFTIDEYESIISHRNRRMKAEEMVGLILEHLPRGYQVLRQIYKEMGKTKMLKALDEVFVAENLDEINKNIRETFERKRRELHCMQYGSGHFNTKMKLNVSGSASPACEEELVKRIQEQIEEINIGLQKYTSCRIVLVKEGSIVIHLLSCGTLFRMEDETRKDVSKLLNRIFLHPVVDAFGSYDGRRFRVTVESNIQMRLDGKLKKESIERHKDYLSEELSAVPFLRHKKTRTIFKQSEIDSVFDCKPISREKRMQISF